A window of the Caldisericota bacterium genome harbors these coding sequences:
- a CDS encoding MFS transporter codes for MKKNNIGFVFLILITIFLTADQAALIPNYLLIEKEFGITHAQMGIVSSVFIIIGALATLLWGYLTDKYSRKKLLLIGTLMGEIPCFLTAFVNNYAQLFTIRAATGLGIGMILPVSLSLLGDYFPSKERGKGNGWLLFATGVGYLFGAGIAGIIGPRFNWRYAFIIISIPNLFLLPLFYRFVKEPKRGEGEAEVKELLESGAIYDYTAKLSDFKKAITIKTNLFLNLQSFFGCLPFGILSSWVITFFAQEKEFSVTLATALMMSFIGIRVVGNVMGGYLGDYLCKKRIVYRTILCIFSILLGIPFIIGAIKYQTPSPPVFYQTLPIFFIGSLGAIIPSIASPNARAILLDTNVPENRGTIFSVANLTDIIGGGIGPFIGGILADRYGFSSTLIIATLFWIPCAILWIPLLRTVPLDMDIVKKKMKERSNLLRL; via the coding sequence ATGAAAAAAAATAATATCGGGTTCGTATTTCTTATACTTATAACTATCTTTTTAACTGCAGATCAAGCGGCACTAATTCCTAACTATCTTCTGATTGAAAAAGAATTTGGGATAACACATGCTCAAATGGGAATTGTAAGTTCGGTTTTCATCATAATTGGAGCACTGGCAACTCTACTATGGGGATATTTAACAGACAAATATTCACGGAAAAAGCTCCTTCTAATAGGAACTTTAATGGGCGAGATTCCTTGTTTTCTAACCGCATTTGTAAATAATTATGCTCAGCTCTTTACCATAAGGGCAGCAACAGGTTTGGGGATTGGCATGATACTACCAGTGTCTTTGTCTTTGCTTGGCGATTATTTTCCTTCTAAAGAGAGAGGGAAGGGGAATGGGTGGCTCCTATTTGCAACCGGGGTTGGATATCTATTTGGGGCAGGCATAGCCGGGATCATCGGGCCAAGATTCAATTGGAGATACGCCTTTATTATTATCTCCATACCAAATCTCTTCTTACTTCCTTTGTTCTACCGTTTTGTGAAAGAACCAAAAAGAGGGGAAGGGGAAGCAGAAGTTAAAGAGCTGTTAGAATCGGGAGCCATTTATGACTATACGGCAAAATTATCTGATTTTAAAAAAGCTATAACTATAAAAACGAATCTCTTTTTAAACCTACAGAGTTTCTTTGGATGCTTGCCATTCGGGATACTTTCAAGCTGGGTTATAACATTTTTTGCACAAGAAAAAGAATTTTCCGTTACACTGGCTACCGCACTTATGATGAGCTTTATTGGAATAAGAGTAGTTGGAAATGTTATGGGAGGATATTTAGGCGATTATTTGTGCAAAAAAAGAATTGTATACCGTACAATACTCTGTATATTTTCAATTCTTTTAGGTATACCGTTCATTATTGGCGCTATAAAATATCAAACTCCCTCTCCCCCTGTTTTTTACCAGACTTTACCAATCTTTTTTATTGGAAGTCTCGGAGCAATTATTCCATCTATAGCCAGTCCTAATGCCAGAGCTATTCTTTTAGATACAAATGTACCTGAAAATCGCGGAACAATTTTTTCTGTTGCCAATCTTACAGATATCATAGGGGGAGGTATTGGCCCTTTCATTGGAGGAATTCTCGCCGATAGATACGGCTTTTCCTCCACACTTATTATCGCCACCCTTTTCTGGATACCATGTGCTATACTTTGGATTCCGCTACTAAGAACAGTTCCTTTAGATATGGATATCGTAAAGAAAAAAATGAAAGAGCGCTCAAATCTCCTTAGATTGTAA
- a CDS encoding low specificity L-threonine aldolase, with translation MLAKKSFASDNNAPVHPRILKAIRNANQGDYVAYGDDPYTEKAVEKFKEHFGKNIEVYFTLTGTGANVLGLKAVTNSFNSIITAETAHINTDECGAPEKFTGCKLIAIPTTNGKITVAEIKKLMHGIDDAHHSQPRVVSITQSTEMGTVYKKKEIEEIANFTHKHNMLLHMDGARIANAAASLNMSFRKFTTDTGVDILSFGGTKNGMLLGEAVLFFNKEISENFKFIRKQGAQLFSKMRYISAQFIEYLSNALWLKNATRANEMAKILEKEIRKIDKIKITQPVEANGIFAIIPKKYISSLQKKSFFYVWNEERGEIRWMTSFNTTKADVHNFVASIKEILRK, from the coding sequence ATGTTGGCTAAAAAATCATTTGCAAGCGATAATAACGCGCCTGTCCACCCACGTATCTTAAAAGCAATAAGAAATGCAAATCAAGGAGACTACGTTGCCTATGGAGATGATCCCTACACTGAAAAAGCTGTAGAAAAATTTAAAGAGCATTTTGGAAAAAATATCGAGGTGTATTTCACGCTTACGGGTACTGGAGCAAATGTACTTGGATTAAAAGCCGTTACTAACTCATTCAATTCCATTATTACAGCAGAAACAGCACATATAAACACGGATGAGTGCGGAGCTCCTGAGAAATTCACGGGATGTAAGCTCATCGCTATTCCAACCACAAACGGAAAAATCACAGTAGCTGAAATAAAAAAACTTATGCACGGAATAGACGATGCTCACCATTCGCAACCAAGGGTTGTGTCAATTACTCAAAGCACCGAAATGGGCACTGTATATAAGAAAAAAGAGATTGAAGAGATAGCAAACTTTACCCATAAACACAATATGCTTCTTCATATGGATGGCGCAAGAATTGCAAATGCAGCAGCTTCGTTGAATATGAGTTTTAGAAAGTTTACAACAGATACAGGTGTGGACATTCTTTCCTTTGGTGGCACAAAAAACGGCATGCTGCTCGGTGAAGCAGTTCTCTTCTTTAATAAAGAAATATCGGAAAATTTTAAATTCATAAGAAAACAAGGAGCACAACTTTTTTCTAAAATGCGCTATATCTCTGCGCAATTTATAGAATACTTGTCCAATGCCCTCTGGCTAAAGAATGCAACTCGCGCAAATGAGATGGCAAAGATTTTAGAAAAAGAAATAAGAAAAATAGATAAAATAAAAATCACTCAACCAGTTGAAGCAAATGGAATTTTTGCTATTATACCCAAAAAATATATTTCCAGTCTACAGAAAAAATCCTTTTTCTACGTATGGAATGAAGAAAGAGGAGAAATAAGATGGATGACTTCCTTTAATACAACCAAAGCAGATGTACATAACTTTGTAGCAAGTATAAAAGAAATATTGAGAAAGTAG
- a CDS encoding mechanosensitive ion channel family protein, translating to MEQLKTFLQITFYNNTIAKYFSVLLIFLVAVFAIKMVDKFILQRLETKAKKTKNILDDLIIILFRKSIPMFYIVVLYASISALTLSDSMKVLCLTSLKVIVVLYVVYILLNAIDWVAGQYIKKEGINVKARSVKGISKFAKFIVYVFGFLLLLNNLNINISTLLTGLGIGGIAVALAVQSVLGDLFSYFTIVLDKPFEEGDFIAFRDFSGTVDRIGLKSTRVKSLSGEEIIVSNSDLTGTGVRNYRRMKQRRVVFRIGVVYETPLVLLKEIPIIIKSIIDEIENATFDRAPFISFGDFSLNFEIVYYVSDRDYLKYVNIQNEFNLKIVEEFGKRGISFAYPTQVIYMGKNDGK from the coding sequence ATGGAACAGTTAAAAACATTTTTGCAGATTACATTTTATAATAATACCATTGCAAAATATTTTTCGGTTTTATTGATTTTTCTAGTAGCTGTGTTTGCGATAAAAATGGTTGATAAGTTTATATTGCAAAGATTAGAAACGAAAGCAAAAAAGACAAAAAACATTCTGGACGATTTGATTATAATTTTATTTAGAAAATCTATTCCTATGTTTTATATAGTAGTTTTGTACGCAAGCATTTCTGCGCTTACTTTGAGTGACAGTATGAAAGTTCTTTGTCTTACTTCATTGAAGGTGATTGTTGTATTGTATGTGGTGTATATTCTTTTAAATGCAATAGATTGGGTGGCAGGACAATATATAAAGAAAGAAGGCATCAACGTAAAGGCCAGGTCAGTAAAAGGAATATCAAAATTTGCCAAATTCATTGTGTATGTTTTTGGTTTTTTACTACTCTTAAATAATTTAAACATCAATATATCTACACTGCTTACGGGTCTCGGCATTGGGGGCATTGCAGTGGCCCTTGCTGTTCAATCAGTATTAGGTGATCTTTTTAGTTATTTTACAATTGTTCTTGACAAACCTTTTGAGGAAGGCGATTTTATAGCATTCAGAGATTTTTCCGGGACTGTTGATCGAATAGGGTTAAAATCGACACGAGTTAAAAGTTTAAGCGGCGAAGAAATTATTGTTTCAAATTCAGATCTTACTGGCACAGGCGTTAGAAATTACAGAAGAATGAAGCAAAGAAGAGTAGTTTTCCGTATAGGAGTAGTCTATGAAACGCCACTTGTGCTGCTTAAAGAAATTCCAATTATAATAAAATCCATTATAGACGAAATTGAAAATGCTACATTTGATAGAGCACCTTTTATTTCTTTCGGCGATTTTAGTCTCAATTTTGAAATAGTGTATTATGTCTCTGATAGAGATTATTTAAAATACGTAAATATTCAGAACGAATTCAATCTTAAAATTGTTGAGGAATTTGGAAAAAGAGGCATTAGCTTTGCATATCCCACTCAAGTTATTTATATGGGCAAAAATGATGGCAAATAA